The Alteripontixanthobacter sp. genome has a window encoding:
- a CDS encoding efflux RND transporter periplasmic adaptor subunit, giving the protein MSDDSAQDTPSVDEFLGEKERPWWRRKLKWIIAGVALLLIVLAISRCSNGDEGPEYITEEVQRESLDLTVTATGNLRPTNQVEVGSEVSGRIDDIRVDVNDQVTRGQILAIINTEIIDDQIAQSRANLNAARASVAQAAAGLDVNTAQLARLREVYRLSDGKVPSQTELEQAEAAVARDRAAVAAARANVRAAQATLSSSTTQRNRAVIRSPVSGVVLARRVEPGQTVAASFNTPTLFVLAENLSAMQLRIEVDEADVGQVQAGQEASFVVDAYPGRRFPARVERVDLGSSNTASESSAAAQAGSSVISYEARLSVSNPDGVLRPGMTATATVATASTGPQLLVPNGALRFEPDAEVEEEGGVLNPQIGLERSEQRASIGIGSRQTVQVLQEDGSLEAVQVITGQSDGRMTVVRSDKLKAGMDVVTGVKAASE; this is encoded by the coding sequence ATGAGCGACGATAGCGCGCAAGACACGCCCAGCGTGGACGAATTCCTGGGCGAGAAGGAGCGGCCTTGGTGGCGGCGCAAGCTGAAGTGGATCATCGCCGGAGTCGCACTGCTGCTGATCGTGCTGGCAATATCGCGCTGTTCGAACGGGGATGAGGGGCCGGAATATATCACCGAGGAGGTTCAGCGGGAGTCGCTCGACCTGACCGTGACCGCCACCGGCAATTTACGCCCGACCAACCAGGTCGAGGTCGGCTCCGAAGTGTCCGGCCGGATCGACGATATTCGGGTGGACGTGAACGATCAGGTCACGCGCGGGCAGATCCTGGCGATCATCAATACCGAGATTATCGACGACCAGATTGCCCAGTCCCGCGCCAATCTCAACGCCGCGCGCGCCAGCGTGGCGCAGGCCGCCGCCGGGCTGGACGTGAACACTGCCCAGCTGGCTCGCTTGCGCGAAGTTTACCGGCTCTCGGATGGCAAGGTGCCCAGCCAGACGGAGCTCGAACAGGCCGAAGCCGCCGTAGCGCGCGACCGTGCGGCGGTGGCTGCAGCGCGCGCCAATGTTCGGGCGGCGCAGGCTACGCTGTCTTCCTCCACAACCCAGCGCAACCGCGCGGTGATCCGCAGCCCGGTATCGGGCGTCGTGTTGGCCCGGCGGGTGGAGCCGGGACAGACCGTGGCCGCCAGCTTCAACACGCCGACCTTGTTCGTGCTGGCCGAAAACCTGTCCGCGATGCAATTACGGATCGAAGTGGACGAGGCCGATGTGGGCCAGGTGCAAGCGGGGCAGGAAGCCAGCTTCGTGGTCGATGCCTATCCGGGCCGGCGCTTCCCCGCGCGGGTGGAGCGAGTCGATCTCGGATCGAGCAACACCGCCAGCGAGAGCAGCGCCGCTGCGCAGGCGGGCAGCTCGGTAATCAGTTATGAGGCGCGGCTTTCGGTGTCCAATCCCGATGGCGTGTTGCGCCCCGGCATGACCGCCACGGCCACCGTCGCTACGGCCAGCACCGGGCCGCAATTGCTCGTCCCCAATGGCGCGCTGCGGTTCGAACCCGATGCCGAGGTTGAAGAAGAGGGCGGCGTGCTCAACCCGCAGATCGGGCTGGAGCGAAGCGAGCAGCGCGCCAGCATCGGCATCGGCAGCCGCCAGACTGTGCAAGTGCTGCAGGAAGACGGATCGCTGGAGGCCGTTCAGGTCATCACCGGGCAAAGCGACGGACGGATGACCGTGGTCCGCTCCGACAAGCTGAAAGCCGGCATGGACGTCGTCACCGGCGTGAAGGCCGCCAGCGAGTGA
- a CDS encoding ABC transporter permease, whose protein sequence is MMGATLVLSLREIMRHKLRSFLTTLGIIIGVAAVITMVTLGRGVTASIQEEISSLGSNVYIIFPIRTDRGPPRPFDEADVEAVERQIAGVEVAAGVASASATAFHNGQNWTTSVEGVSNDFLTAQSIAVTDGRSFTAAEESSGQNVCLIGPKVREAIFVPDTSPLGETMRLDGVSCTVVGVLEERGQGGGGADDDNTVMMPLKTVQRRFTGSDDIQYFVVKYSASYSSAAIQKSLIDLLRERRLLQDGADNDFNIIDTAQVNQALGAATGALTAMVAVIAGISLLVGGIGIMNIMLVSVTERTREIGIRLAIGALAKEVQLQFLTEAVVLCALGGLIGIALAFGLSVSLAGLIEVPFVFDPAINILSFLFSALMGIVFGYYPARRAARLDPIDALRHE, encoded by the coding sequence ATCATGGGCGCCACGCTGGTTCTCAGCCTGCGCGAGATCATGCGGCACAAGTTGCGCAGTTTCCTGACCACTTTGGGGATTATCATCGGCGTCGCAGCGGTGATCACGATGGTCACACTGGGCCGCGGGGTCACGGCGAGTATCCAGGAGGAAATCTCCTCGCTCGGCTCCAACGTCTATATCATCTTCCCCATCCGCACCGATCGCGGCCCGCCCCGCCCCTTCGACGAGGCGGATGTGGAGGCGGTGGAGCGGCAGATCGCCGGGGTGGAAGTGGCCGCCGGGGTCGCCTCTGCCAGCGCCACGGCTTTTCACAACGGCCAGAACTGGACGACCAGCGTGGAAGGCGTATCCAACGATTTCCTGACCGCACAATCGATCGCGGTGACCGATGGGCGCTCCTTCACGGCAGCGGAAGAATCCTCCGGCCAGAATGTCTGCCTGATCGGCCCCAAGGTGCGCGAGGCGATCTTCGTGCCCGATACCAGCCCGCTGGGCGAAACCATGCGGCTGGACGGCGTATCATGCACCGTAGTCGGCGTGCTTGAGGAACGCGGCCAGGGCGGCGGCGGCGCGGATGACGACAATACGGTGATGATGCCGCTGAAAACCGTCCAGCGCCGCTTTACCGGCAGCGACGATATCCAGTATTTCGTGGTCAAATATTCCGCTTCCTATTCCAGCGCGGCGATCCAGAAATCGCTGATCGACCTATTGCGAGAGCGGCGCCTGCTGCAGGACGGGGCGGATAACGACTTCAACATCATCGACACTGCGCAGGTAAACCAGGCGCTGGGCGCGGCGACCGGCGCGCTGACCGCGATGGTGGCGGTGATCGCCGGGATCAGCCTGCTGGTCGGCGGCATCGGAATCATGAACATCATGCTGGTTTCCGTAACCGAGCGGACCCGCGAAATCGGCATTCGCCTGGCAATCGGGGCGCTGGCGAAGGAGGTTCAGCTGCAATTCCTGACCGAGGCCGTGGTGCTGTGCGCGCTGGGCGGATTGATCGGCATTGCGTTGGCATTCGGCTTGTCGGTCTCGCTCGCCGGGTTGATCGAAGTGCCCTTCGTGTTCGATCCGGCGATCAATATTCTCAGCTTCCTGTTCTCCGCCTTGATGGGGATCGTGTTCGGTTATTACCCCGCCCGCCGCGCGGCCAGGCTGGACCCGATCGACGCTTTGCGCCACGAATAG
- a CDS encoding ABC transporter ATP-binding protein, which translates to MTRAPLIELEGITKTFGTGTAAFQALKGVDMTVERGDFVAVMGPSGSGKSTTMNILGCLDVPTSGIFRFKGVEVQALTRDQRSLLRRKYLGFVFQGFNLLSRTSALENVELPLLYRGESKAKRREAGLKALDLVGLVPWADHSPAELSGGQQQRVAIARALVTEPDVVLADEPTGNLDSERSVEIMELLTELNRTGITILMVTHEEEMASFARTIVRFRDGIVESVERGRLGRPDARSAAEVPA; encoded by the coding sequence GTGACACGCGCGCCGCTCATCGAACTGGAAGGCATTACCAAGACCTTCGGGACGGGGACCGCTGCCTTCCAGGCGCTCAAGGGCGTGGACATGACGGTGGAGCGCGGCGATTTCGTGGCGGTGATGGGGCCGAGCGGATCGGGCAAATCCACCACCATGAACATATTGGGCTGCCTGGATGTGCCGACCAGCGGCATCTTCCGGTTCAAGGGCGTCGAGGTGCAGGCGCTTACCCGCGACCAGCGCAGCCTGCTACGGCGCAAATATCTCGGTTTCGTATTCCAGGGTTTTAACCTGCTCTCGCGCACCAGCGCGCTCGAAAATGTCGAACTGCCGCTGCTATATCGCGGGGAAAGCAAGGCCAAGCGCCGCGAAGCCGGCTTGAAAGCGCTCGACCTGGTGGGTCTCGTTCCGTGGGCAGACCATTCTCCGGCGGAGCTTTCGGGCGGCCAGCAGCAGCGCGTCGCCATCGCCCGCGCGCTGGTGACGGAGCCGGACGTGGTGTTGGCGGACGAACCGACCGGCAATCTCGATTCCGAACGTTCGGTCGAAATCATGGAATTGCTCACCGAACTCAACCGCACGGGCATCACCATATTGATGGTAACGCATGAGGAAGAGATGGCCAGCTTCGCCCGCACCATCGTGCGGTTTCGCGACGGGATTGTCGAAAGCGTGGAACGCGGACGGCTGGGGCGGCCAGATGCGCGCAGCGCCGCGGAGGTGCCCGCCTGA
- a CDS encoding alpha-galactosidase, which yields MTAKLFCLHSDEASLVFEQDAKGRIVWRHCGARVEPKGLPPLADMRGPATYSLDQDVPPAIAPPAGLGWFGPPALAARGPDGRALHFSPAESEAEQADDAVIFTSRDPQNGLEHRLTITTLAGGAFKFAATVTNQGARPVMLDRLASALLPIRSPDGEIISWHGRHNAELVPCREPLPQHRWERVTRGGISGHGGPPGAYIVSAGATHDTGLVHALQLAWSGDSAVAVERDAEGYHHLSAEVCLQAGEVTLAPAQSFAAPDALLAISTNGRNGAMQQHHAAIRAMIGWPGGAMTPRPVHLNSWEAVYFDHDAARIERLANAGAAIGAERFVLDDGWFKGRRHDRAGLGDWTPDPATYPDGLAPLARKIDNLGVQFGLWVEPEMVNPDSDLYRANPDWVLAAEGYDRATARGQLVLDMRRQDVRDYLFGALDSILRSAPIAYLKWDHNRHHAPSGGAAQVAGAYALLSRLRQAHPQVEIESCAGGGGRSDAGMAAHVHRFWTSDNLDAVARVEMQRGFLAFLPPEMMGSHVGVTPAHATGRSQSLAFRAAIACMGHFGIELDPETLPDSEQAELANWIAFYKQWRHLLHGRAVHLGEGTDGIVWQAHGGPDEWLLFAVRTTPAQDRLPQSLPLRFLGSTHEWSVRLLRLAEHSSPPGLPQSRITAQMQAGGVSYSGDWLSVVGLPLPAQHAESVAIYRLTSDTTP from the coding sequence GTGACCGCCAAGCTGTTCTGCCTGCATTCCGATGAAGCCAGCCTCGTATTCGAACAGGATGCGAAGGGCCGCATCGTCTGGCGCCATTGCGGCGCGCGGGTGGAGCCGAAGGGCTTGCCGCCGCTCGCAGATATGCGCGGGCCGGCAACCTATTCGCTGGACCAGGATGTTCCGCCGGCTATCGCGCCGCCCGCCGGGCTCGGCTGGTTCGGCCCGCCCGCATTGGCTGCGCGCGGCCCAGATGGGCGGGCGCTCCACTTCTCACCCGCAGAGAGCGAGGCCGAGCAGGCCGACGATGCAGTCATTTTCACTAGCCGCGATCCGCAGAACGGGCTGGAACACCGGCTGACGATCACGACGCTTGCTGGCGGAGCGTTCAAGTTCGCTGCCACTGTTACCAATCAGGGCGCGCGGCCGGTAATGCTGGACCGGCTAGCCAGCGCGCTCCTGCCGATCCGCTCTCCAGATGGCGAGATCATCTCGTGGCACGGGCGGCACAATGCGGAGCTTGTCCCATGCCGAGAGCCGCTGCCTCAGCATCGCTGGGAACGGGTTACGCGCGGCGGTATCTCCGGCCATGGCGGCCCGCCGGGCGCCTATATTGTGTCCGCCGGAGCTACGCATGATACCGGGCTGGTCCATGCATTGCAGCTGGCATGGTCGGGCGACAGCGCGGTTGCGGTGGAGCGCGATGCGGAAGGCTACCACCACCTCTCTGCCGAGGTATGCCTGCAAGCTGGCGAGGTTACGCTCGCCCCGGCGCAAAGCTTTGCCGCGCCCGATGCCTTGCTGGCGATCTCCACCAATGGCCGCAACGGCGCGATGCAGCAGCACCACGCGGCGATCCGTGCGATGATCGGCTGGCCGGGGGGTGCAATGACCCCGCGACCGGTCCATCTAAACAGCTGGGAAGCGGTCTATTTCGATCACGACGCGGCACGGATAGAGCGCCTGGCCAACGCCGGGGCGGCAATCGGGGCGGAGCGATTCGTGCTCGACGATGGCTGGTTCAAAGGCCGCCGCCATGACCGCGCAGGCCTGGGCGACTGGACGCCCGATCCGGCGACTTACCCCGATGGTCTCGCCCCCCTCGCCCGCAAAATCGACAATCTCGGGGTGCAATTCGGCCTGTGGGTTGAGCCGGAAATGGTCAATCCCGACAGCGACCTATACCGCGCTAACCCTGATTGGGTGCTCGCTGCCGAAGGGTATGATCGCGCAACCGCCAGAGGGCAGCTGGTGCTCGATATGCGGCGGCAGGATGTGCGCGATTATCTGTTCGGCGCGCTGGACAGCATCTTGCGCAGCGCGCCGATCGCCTATCTCAAATGGGATCACAATCGCCACCACGCGCCTTCCGGGGGAGCGGCCCAGGTGGCCGGCGCCTATGCCTTGCTGTCCCGGCTGAGACAGGCCCATCCGCAGGTCGAAATCGAAAGCTGCGCAGGTGGCGGGGGACGCAGCGATGCGGGCATGGCGGCCCATGTCCATCGCTTCTGGACGAGCGATAATCTGGACGCCGTCGCACGGGTAGAAATGCAGCGCGGCTTCCTCGCCTTCCTGCCGCCCGAAATGATGGGCAGCCATGTCGGGGTCACCCCCGCCCACGCTACGGGCCGCAGCCAATCGCTCGCCTTCCGCGCCGCCATCGCTTGCATGGGACATTTCGGGATAGAGCTGGATCCGGAAACACTGCCTGACAGCGAGCAGGCAGAATTGGCGAACTGGATCGCGTTCTACAAACAATGGCGACATTTGCTGCACGGCCGCGCTGTCCATCTGGGCGAAGGGACCGACGGGATCGTCTGGCAAGCGCATGGCGGGCCGGATGAATGGCTGTTGTTTGCGGTCCGCACCACCCCCGCGCAAGACCGCTTGCCGCAGAGTTTGCCGCTGAGGTTTCTCGGCAGCACGCACGAATGGAGCGTCAGACTACTGCGGCTGGCGGAGCATTCCTCGCCGCCCGGCCTACCCCAATCCCGGATTACCGCGCAGATGCAGGCCGGCGGTGTGAGTTATTCGGGCGATTGGCTATCTGTCGTTGGTTTGCCCCTACCGGCGCAACATGCCGAGAGCGTGGCGATATATCGCCTGACCTCGGATACGACGCCGTAA